The following are encoded in a window of Saccharothrix longispora genomic DNA:
- a CDS encoding copper resistance D family protein, which produces MTSGRTTTTANRYWVAGGLLAGGAVGVLLGLGLSTTPEVVGVAEPGVVVRVGHPLVRTLLDLAATLVVGLSLLPKLLGFTRPAMTEPVLRVARPAAVVAAAVWAFTALLSIVIRAYETRPDADLTMPMVVDYVQRVGAGQGLLFSAACALVYVLVGVMAVRRGESVPAELRVLISMFGLLPLPVTGHASNWKYHDYSMISMELHVLGAAAWTGGLAALVVLVAHRRGLLAEALPKFSKLATVALALVTVTGLFNGVLELALNPVISLPGSLFSTSYGLVLVGKALCAVALGLLGANIRWRLLPHIAQHRTTALVAWAAVELAVMGVAFGLAVVLSRAPVA; this is translated from the coding sequence ATGACCTCGGGCCGGACCACCACCACCGCGAACCGGTACTGGGTCGCCGGCGGCCTGCTCGCGGGCGGAGCCGTCGGTGTCCTGCTGGGTCTCGGCCTGTCCACCACCCCCGAGGTGGTCGGCGTGGCCGAGCCGGGGGTGGTGGTCCGGGTCGGGCACCCGCTCGTCCGCACCCTGCTCGACCTGGCCGCGACGCTCGTCGTCGGCCTGTCCCTGCTGCCGAAGCTGCTGGGCTTCACCCGTCCCGCGATGACCGAACCGGTCCTGCGGGTGGCCCGGCCGGCCGCCGTCGTGGCGGCGGCGGTGTGGGCGTTCACGGCGCTGCTGTCCATCGTGATCAGGGCGTACGAGACCAGGCCGGACGCCGACCTCACCATGCCGATGGTCGTGGACTACGTGCAGCGGGTCGGTGCCGGGCAAGGGCTGCTGTTCAGCGCCGCGTGCGCCCTGGTGTACGTGCTCGTCGGCGTCATGGCGGTGCGGCGCGGCGAGTCCGTGCCCGCCGAGCTGCGCGTCCTGATCTCGATGTTCGGCCTGCTCCCGCTCCCGGTGACCGGCCACGCGTCGAACTGGAAGTACCACGACTACTCCATGATCTCGATGGAGCTGCACGTGCTGGGCGCGGCGGCGTGGACCGGCGGGTTGGCCGCGCTGGTGGTGCTGGTCGCGCACCGGCGGGGGTTGCTGGCCGAGGCGCTGCCGAAGTTCTCGAAGCTGGCGACGGTGGCGCTGGCGCTGGTCACGGTGACGGGGTTGTTCAACGGGGTGCTGGAACTGGCGCTCAACCCGGTGATCAGCCTGCCGGGGTCGTTGTTCTCGACGTCGTACGGGCTGGTGCTGGTCGGCAAGGCGCTGTGCGCGGTGGCGCTGGGTCTGCTGGGGGCCAACATCCGGTGGCGGCTGCTGCCGCACATCGCGCAGCACAGGACCACCGCGCTGGTGGCGTGGGCGGCGGTGGAACTGGCCGTCATGGGGGTGGCGTTCGGCCTGGCGGTCGTCCTGTCGCGCGCCCCGGTGGCCTAG
- a CDS encoding aminoglycoside phosphotransferase family protein, whose amino-acid sequence MDGRFTPDALTGVLERLCARLGLDGRGARLVKFTSNAVFDLPADRVVVRIVGSMTLRHRAHNVVRVARWLAAHDVPAVRLVEDFPQPLAVGEHLATVWHAVPSDGRPVDGRDLGRVLRQVHALPAPDFDLPRWSPLDDVRRRIADAEELSDPDRRFLEDRIEDLEDRLAGLRTALPQGVVHGDAHLGNLIPSPSGPVICDFDSTSAGPREWDLSTLPVGVARFGHPARWYRQLAREYGFDVVGWAGFPVLREVRELKLTTSVLPIIRSHPDVGAELHRRLNALRAGDTTTPWTPYR is encoded by the coding sequence CTGGACGGCCGGTTCACGCCCGACGCGCTGACCGGCGTGCTGGAGCGGCTGTGCGCGCGGCTCGGCCTGGACGGCCGGGGCGCGCGGCTCGTGAAGTTCACCAGCAACGCCGTGTTCGACCTCCCGGCCGACCGCGTCGTGGTCCGGATCGTCGGCTCGATGACGCTCCGCCACCGGGCGCACAACGTCGTCCGGGTCGCGCGGTGGCTCGCCGCGCACGACGTGCCCGCCGTGCGGCTCGTGGAGGACTTCCCGCAGCCCCTGGCCGTCGGGGAGCACCTGGCCACGGTGTGGCACGCGGTGCCGTCGGACGGGCGCCCGGTCGACGGCCGCGACCTGGGCCGGGTGCTGCGGCAGGTGCACGCGCTGCCCGCGCCGGACTTCGACCTCCCGCGCTGGTCGCCGCTGGACGACGTGCGGCGGCGGATCGCGGACGCCGAGGAGCTGTCCGACCCCGACCGCCGGTTCCTGGAGGACCGGATCGAGGACCTGGAGGACCGCTTGGCCGGGCTGCGCACCGCGTTGCCGCAGGGGGTCGTGCACGGCGACGCGCACCTCGGCAACCTGATCCCCAGCCCGTCGGGCCCGGTGATCTGCGACTTCGACTCCACCAGCGCCGGTCCCCGCGAGTGGGACCTGAGCACGCTGCCGGTGGGCGTCGCCCGGTTCGGGCACCCCGCCCGCTGGTACCGCCAACTGGCGCGCGAGTACGGCTTCGACGTCGTGGGCTGGGCCGGTTTCCCGGTGTTGCGGGAGGTCAGGGAGTTGAAGCTGACCACGAGCGTGCTGCCGATCATCCGCAGCCACCCCGACGTCGGCGCGGAACTGCACCGCCGGCTCAACGCCCTGCGCGCCGGCGACACCACCACCCCGTGGACCCCCTACCGCTGA
- a CDS encoding YcnI family copper-binding membrane protein, with the protein MSMKRSGVRALARGGAVLTAAGFLVLGTAGLASAHVTASTPAPAKQGGYTKVTLRVPNERADSGTVKLELTLPAEYPLASVSTKPVPGWKAVAVKEKLATPVTSHGREVTEAVRTVTWTADPGSRIGPGEFHEFDLSIGPLPDNTEQLLLPTKQTYESGEVVDWNAPPPAEGGDEPERPAPVLNLVKGDGDAHGSPTATATAETDSHDASAASATDDTARWLGGAGLAVGALGLGFGAGAVLRSRRAGKPTA; encoded by the coding sequence ATGTCGATGAAGCGATCCGGCGTGCGCGCGCTCGCCCGCGGCGGCGCCGTGCTCACCGCCGCCGGTTTCCTCGTGCTCGGCACGGCCGGCCTGGCGTCCGCGCACGTCACCGCGTCCACGCCCGCCCCCGCCAAGCAGGGCGGCTACACCAAGGTGACGCTGCGGGTGCCGAACGAGCGCGCCGACTCCGGCACGGTCAAGCTGGAGCTGACCCTGCCCGCCGAGTACCCGCTGGCGTCGGTCAGCACCAAGCCCGTCCCCGGCTGGAAGGCCGTGGCGGTCAAGGAGAAGCTGGCCACCCCGGTCACCAGCCACGGCCGCGAGGTGACCGAGGCCGTCCGCACCGTGACGTGGACCGCGGACCCGGGCTCCCGCATCGGTCCCGGCGAGTTCCACGAGTTCGACCTGTCCATCGGCCCGCTGCCGGACAACACCGAGCAGTTGCTGCTGCCCACCAAGCAGACCTACGAGAGCGGCGAGGTCGTCGACTGGAACGCCCCGCCGCCCGCCGAGGGCGGTGACGAGCCGGAGCGGCCCGCACCCGTGCTGAACCTGGTGAAGGGCGACGGCGACGCCCACGGCTCCCCCACCGCCACGGCCACCGCGGAGACCGACTCGCACGACGCGTCGGCCGCCTCGGCGACCGACGACACCGCCCGCTGGCTGGGCGGCGCCGGGCTCGCGGTCGGCGCGCTCGGCCTCGGGTTCGGTGCGGGCGCCGTGCTGCGGTCCCGCCGAGCGGGCAAGCCGACGGCATGA
- a CDS encoding copper resistance CopC family protein codes for MRRVVSLLLAGLVAGAVVLGTAGTAFAHNVLISSDPADGARLESGPAAITLTFDQPVQAGEKFNTITVTGPEGTRWEAEGEPTVKNNSVTFPVRPLGPAAEYAVGYRVLSADGHPVTGSLKFTTTAAGGGTPAPAESSGTAGSAAAQDGGGVPIWVWIAAAVVLLGGGVFLALRGGSPAKEGPGR; via the coding sequence ATGAGGCGCGTCGTCTCGCTGCTGCTGGCCGGCCTGGTCGCGGGCGCCGTCGTGCTCGGCACGGCCGGCACCGCGTTCGCGCACAACGTGCTGATCAGCAGCGACCCGGCGGACGGGGCGCGGCTGGAGTCCGGCCCGGCGGCGATCACGCTGACCTTCGACCAGCCCGTGCAGGCCGGGGAGAAGTTCAACACCATCACCGTGACCGGCCCGGAGGGCACGCGCTGGGAGGCGGAGGGCGAGCCGACGGTCAAGAACAACAGCGTCACCTTCCCGGTGCGCCCGCTGGGGCCGGCCGCCGAGTACGCGGTCGGCTACCGCGTCCTGTCGGCGGACGGTCACCCGGTGACCGGCTCGCTGAAGTTCACCACCACCGCGGCGGGCGGCGGCACCCCCGCGCCCGCCGAGTCCTCGGGCACCGCCGGTTCGGCGGCGGCCCAGGACGGCGGCGGCGTGCCGATCTGGGTGTGGATCGCGGCGGCCGTCGTGCTGCTGGGCGGCGGCGTGTTCCTCGCGCTGCGCGGCGGCTCCCCCGCCAAGGAGGGCCCCGGGCGATGA
- a CDS encoding helix-turn-helix transcriptional regulator yields the protein MRDALARREISAVYRLLRRHGVSQRQIAALTGQSQSEVSEILKGRQVMAYDVLARIAAGLGVPRGYMGLAYDEATAVRVAATSEAPHSEEDESVKRRKFLAHAAAITVGAAVFGTDSGSWASSPAQTPAPGRIGMTDVRQVEAATRALRTLDYQYGGGSCRDAVVAQLSWGQQMLGANATDLVKERLYVALADLHNLAGWTSFDTGLYDSARNHFGQALGLAEQGRKEELVANILYRMGRVYLHQDAPDDALKVFQLGQLAAQNSGSKLAVGILCANEAWAYAKMGSDTQALKLLGRARDEFARANVGEAPAWAKFFDANDLSAMIGTVHTELAQTVDVKYTRTAVPALTKAINGFGEEMSRSRSFNLTSLSINHLLDGDIDHGARMGRQAIELSEGLKSVRTKDRMIPLQKEAEKRRNNPDARELAERVAKFTGSDSAA from the coding sequence ATGCGGGACGCGCTGGCGCGTCGCGAGATCAGCGCGGTGTACCGGCTGCTGCGACGGCACGGCGTGTCGCAGCGCCAGATAGCGGCGCTGACGGGCCAGTCGCAGTCCGAAGTGTCGGAGATCCTCAAGGGACGCCAGGTCATGGCCTACGACGTCCTCGCGCGGATCGCCGCCGGCTTGGGTGTCCCCAGGGGATACATGGGCCTCGCCTACGACGAGGCCACGGCAGTGAGGGTGGCCGCCACATCGGAGGCGCCCCATTCTGAGGAGGACGAGTCGGTGAAGCGAAGGAAGTTCCTCGCGCACGCCGCCGCCATCACCGTCGGCGCGGCCGTGTTCGGCACGGACTCCGGGTCTTGGGCCTCGTCGCCCGCGCAGACTCCGGCTCCCGGCCGCATCGGCATGACCGACGTCCGCCAGGTCGAGGCCGCCACGCGCGCCCTGCGCACGCTGGACTACCAGTACGGCGGCGGCTCGTGCCGCGACGCCGTCGTCGCGCAGCTGTCGTGGGGGCAGCAGATGCTCGGCGCCAACGCCACCGACCTGGTCAAGGAGCGCCTCTACGTCGCGCTCGCGGACCTGCACAACCTCGCCGGCTGGACGTCGTTCGACACCGGCCTGTACGACTCCGCGCGCAACCACTTCGGCCAGGCGCTCGGCCTCGCGGAGCAGGGGCGCAAGGAGGAGCTGGTCGCGAACATCCTGTACCGGATGGGCCGCGTCTACCTGCACCAGGACGCGCCGGACGACGCGCTGAAGGTGTTCCAGCTCGGCCAGCTGGCCGCGCAGAACTCCGGTTCGAAGCTCGCGGTCGGCATCCTGTGCGCCAACGAGGCGTGGGCCTACGCGAAGATGGGCTCCGACACCCAGGCGCTGAAGCTGCTCGGCCGGGCGCGCGACGAGTTCGCCCGCGCGAACGTCGGCGAGGCGCCCGCGTGGGCGAAGTTCTTCGACGCGAACGACCTGTCCGCCATGATCGGCACGGTGCACACCGAGCTGGCGCAGACGGTGGACGTCAAGTACACCCGCACCGCGGTGCCCGCCCTCACCAAGGCGATCAACGGGTTCGGCGAGGAGATGAGCCGCAGCCGCTCGTTCAACCTCACCTCCCTGTCGATCAACCACCTGCTGGACGGCGACATCGACCACGGCGCGCGCATGGGCCGCCAGGCGATCGAGCTGTCCGAGGGCCTCAAGTCGGTCCGCACGAAGGACCGGATGATCCCGCTCCAGAAGGAAGCGGAGAAGCGCCGCAACAACCCCGACGCGCGTGAGCTGGCCGAACGGGTCGCGAAGTTCACCGGCTCCGACAGCGCCGCTTGA
- a CDS encoding SDR family NAD(P)-dependent oxidoreductase: MRLQGKIVVVTGASQGIGAATARELAARGAVVALVARNADALDARVDAIRRSGGRAAAFPADLSDPTRATDLADRVRAHLGAADVVVNNAGAGRWLFLDETPVDELTGMIALPFTAALHVTRAFLPGLRAKPEAAVVVVNSPVSRLPIPGATAYAASRYALRGLTEALRLDLRGTGVRVTEVIPGKVSSEYFANNPGAEERIPAIARLIPTATPEQVATRIGEALARDRRTVVFPWQLKAFDLLGRVAPAMTGYLTWRTGTHR, encoded by the coding sequence GTGAGGCTGCAAGGCAAGATCGTGGTCGTGACCGGCGCGTCGCAGGGCATCGGCGCCGCGACCGCGCGCGAACTGGCCGCCCGCGGCGCCGTGGTCGCCCTGGTGGCGAGGAACGCGGACGCCCTGGACGCCCGGGTGGACGCGATCCGCCGGTCGGGGGGCCGGGCCGCCGCGTTCCCCGCGGACCTGTCCGACCCGACCCGGGCGACCGACCTGGCCGACCGCGTCCGGGCCCACCTGGGCGCCGCGGACGTCGTGGTGAACAACGCCGGCGCCGGCCGCTGGCTGTTCCTGGACGAGACCCCGGTCGACGAGCTGACCGGCATGATCGCCCTCCCGTTCACCGCGGCGCTCCACGTGACCAGGGCGTTCCTGCCGGGCCTGAGGGCGAAGCCGGAAGCGGCCGTGGTCGTGGTGAACTCCCCGGTCTCCCGCCTGCCGATCCCGGGCGCCACCGCCTACGCGGCGTCCCGCTACGCCCTGCGGGGTTTGACGGAAGCGCTGCGCCTGGACCTCAGGGGGACGGGCGTGCGCGTGACCGAGGTGATCCCGGGCAAGGTGAGCAGCGAGTACTTCGCCAACAACCCGGGGGCCGAGGAGCGCATCCCCGCCATCGCCCGCCTGATCCCCACCGCGACCCCGGAGCAGGTGGCGACGAGGATCGGGGAAGCGCTGGCGCGGGACCGCCGGACGGTCGTCTTCCCGTGGCAGCTGAAGGCCTTCGACCTGCTGGGTCGGGTGGCGCCCGCGATGACCGGCTACCTCACCTGGCGGACCGGGACGCACCGCTGA